The DNA sequence tataataaaataaaaacttttcaatttctcactaataaaatatttcgttgaatatttatgtttaatattataaattatacgTTTACTtcatgttaaaatattttaaataaaattaaatattatatattttaagtgataaagttttattttttttatattttaattttttattaatatttataatattatataaaaatagaaatagaGAGTGAATAATGAGATTAATAacaaataatattattgtaataaaaatatataattaaaagattattttattatttaaataaaattttaagaattatattattatttaatattattttatataaatttaattatttgataagttatttttttatataaaatttaaaatattatatataaatataaatgaaatgTTTGACcgctctttttatttattacgtATAGTTCTGTTTTCAAATCATCCCAAAAGCCCAAATAATGAAATAATCAGAGACGAATTGTGTTGACAGAGGAGATGACTATTTGCTGCCCAATCCAAAATTTGCCACTTTCCTCTCGCTTCACAGCTTATCAATCTGTGATTCTCCACGCTTCTAAGATTTACCCATCAAATTCACCAACatcatttctttctttcataAACCGATCTTCTCTGCAAGTTCCTCGATTTTCACGCCTTTGGAAATCCAAAATAACGGCCATGGAAACCCAGCAAAGTGGAACTGCAGTCTTTAGCTCAGACAGCTCAAGCGCTCCCATGAAGCTATTGTTTGTGGAGATGGGTGTTGGCTATGATCAACATGGGTGTGTTGTTATCTGCCCTTTTCTTTTAAACTctctttcttccattttctttaaTCTTCGATGGATACCCATCAGAGATTTCTCTGTGTTGAATCCTCGAAAGCTTCAATTATGAGTAGTTGAATTCATAATTTAATGGTGTGAACTGTATCTCCAGCCAAGATATTACAGCTGCGGCAATGCGGGCATGCAGGGATGCCATCTCTTCCAATTCGATTCCTGCATTTCGCAGAGGTATATTCACTACCTAATGTTACTGAAATTGCAGTTTTTTTCCTTTATCATATATGTATATCAGTTTGTTTTCATTTGAGGGTAATACTTGTATCATGAGAACACAAATATTCAATTTGCGAGGGTATACAACCAGGCGTTGAAAATTTCAAGTTACAAGTTGATAATTTATTTGGCAATTTCAAAGCCTATAATCAGTAAAAAGTTGCATACGAGTGTCTGCAAACTAGTTTGTTTCAGATTAATTCAAGCAAAAGATTTCCTCAATTCTAGTATATAAAAATTTGCCAACTTTTGCTGCTGCAGCATACCCGTCTATGGATGCCATTTGCCTACCTGTTTCGTCCTAAACCCTAGTGTAAATATGCTGTTGAATTGATGAAGGAAAAGTGACCTTCAATAATATCTTCTGAATGCGTCTTAGAACTTAGAAGACATATTTTCACTTGGTAATTTGCATTAGATACCCAAGGTTATGTTATTATGAAACCTGTCACacaaaatatgttatttttttagaaCTTCATGTTCTTTTGATGCCTTTATTGTGACAATTGTTTCAGTTGCTATAACATGATGACAATTGATGCAGGGTCCATACCTGGGGTCTCATTTGAGCAAATGAAACTACAAATCAAACTGGGAGTTCCACATTCTCTCCACCAATTGTTGGATATTGAAAGGGTCAAGTCTGTCTTTCCTTAGTAAGTGTCAAATCTAATTGGATTCATAAATTTATGTTATTCCCTTGTGGTTTTCTTTGGCATTGTTGATTTTCCTTTATCTGGAatgctatcatttcttttctgaaaagaaaaagaaagaaaaagcttCTAGTTAATATGATCAAAATAGCTTTTAGCCTTGTAGTTCTAGGCACTCTACTAACAAATTAAGTTAATAATTTTAGCCTTTTTAGGGGAATGTTAATGCTGTACCAGCACTATCAAACTGTGTACTATCCATATGTTTGAAATACGATTCCTTACTATCTGTGATGTTCATTGTTTCTATTCTTCCTATGTGGAGGCTCAACATTTCTAACCTTTACAAATGTTGCCTTGAAATGCAGTGGAAAGATTCTAAATGTCGAAGTTGTGGATGGTGGACTGATATGCTCAAGTGGCGTGTGTGTTGAGGAAATGGGAGATAAGAATGAAGATTGTTATATAGTGAATGCTGCAGTATATGTTGGCTACTAAAATTGTTACCCATGATCCATTTTACCTTGGTGAGGTTAGTTGTCAGTTTTCATTGTGGACAGGTTACATAGTGAATGGAGCAGTATTTGTTGGCTGCTAAAATTGTTAATCATGTTCCTTTTTAGCTTGCTGAGGTTCATTTTCAGTTTTCATCGTGGACATgactttaatttaattcattagaGCTTTCAAATTGACAATATCTTATGAATTTGTGCATGTATTTTTTGTCCTTGATTTAATTTAGATCCTAATTCAACTATGAACTGGCATAAGAGGATTGAGACACGCTTTTGAGTTTAGGCAGTAGAGCACAGGGGAAATTGGGAAAACTATTTGAAATTAGATTTAGACGTACAGAAATTATCTTGGTTGGAGTTTCAGGATTGCATACTCAAACAAATCATAGGTTAGTTGATTTTGGTACGGAATGCTAGTGAGTTGGGGTTAATGAAATGTAGGTCTGCTACGTCTCAAACCACTGAAATACTGTGCAAATACCATGAGAATTTATCTTTGAAAAATTCATCTTTCTTCAGATGAATGATTTAAATGTACCAGTGGTGCTTTCTAGTTTCTATAT is a window from the Manihot esculenta cultivar AM560-2 chromosome 16, M.esculenta_v8, whole genome shotgun sequence genome containing:
- the LOC110603906 gene encoding uncharacterized protein LOC110603906; this encodes MTICCPIQNLPLSSRFTAYQSVILHASKIYPSNSPTSFLSFINRSSLQVPRFSRLWKSKITAMETQQSGTAVFSSDSSSAPMKLLFVEMGVGYDQHGQDITAAAMRACRDAISSNSIPAFRRGSIPGVSFEQMKLQIKLGVPHSLHQLLDIERVKSVFPYGKILNVEVVDGGLICSSGVCVEEMGDKNEDCYIVNAAVYVGY